TACGAGTCGCCACCGTCGAGTGCGCGGTCGGCCCCGACTACTCGTCTGTGGAGTGTGCTGATGAATATCCCCGAGCTGTCCGACACCGTCCGGCTGGACTGCGATGTGCTGGTGATCGGCGGCGGAACCGCCGGCACGATGGCGGCACTCACCGCCGCGGAGAACGGGGCGAACGTGCTGCTGCTGGAGAAGGCGCACGTTCGCCACTCCGGCGCCCTCGCCATGGGTATGGACGGGGTCAACAATGCCGTGATCCCGGGTAAGGCCGAACCGGAGGACTACGTCGCCGAGATCACCAGGGCCAACGACGGAATCGTCAACCAGCGCACGGTCTATCAGACCGCGACCCGGGGCTTCGCGATGGTGCAGCGGCTCGAACGCTACGGCGTGAAGTTCGAGAAGGACGCCTACGGTGAGTACGCCGTGCGCCGCGTGCACCGCTCGGGCTCCTATGTGCTGCCGATGCCGGAGGGTAAGGACGTCAAGAAGGCGCTGTATCGCGTACTGCGGCAACGCAAGATGCGCGAGCGGATCCGGATCGAGAACCGGCTCATGCCGGTCCGCGTGCTCACCGACAACGGGCGCGCGGTCGGCGCTGCCGCGCTCAATACCCGCACCGGGGATTTCGTCGCCGTCGGCGCGAAGGCGGTGATCCTGGCGACCGGTCCGTGCGGCCGGCTCGGACTGCCCGCCTCGGGATATCTGTACGGCACCTACGAGAATCCGACCAATGCCGGTGACGGGTACGCGATGGCGTACCACGCGGGCGCCGAACTGTCGGGTATCGAATGCTTCCAGATCAATCCGCTGATCAAGGACTACAACGGTCCGGCGTGCGCGTATGTCGCCAATCCGTTCGGCGGTTATCAGGTCAACGCGGCCGGTGAGCGTTTCGTGGATTCCGATTACTGGTCCGGGCAGATGATGGCGGAGGTGTCGCGGGAGATCGAATCCGCGCGCGGGCCGATCTATCTGAAGGTGTCGCATCTGCCGGAGGAGACCCTCGGCGCGCTGGAAGGCATCCTGCATACCACCGAGCGGCCTACCCGGGCTCGCTTCCACGCCAATCGCGGTCACGACTACCGCACGCACGATATCGAGATGCATATCTCCGAAATCGGCTTGTGCAGTGGGCATTCCGCATCCGGCGTGTGGGTCGACGAGCATGCCCGCACCACGATTCCAGGGTTGTACGCGGCCGGGGATCTGGCCTGCGTGCCGCACAACTACATGATCGGCGCCTTCGTCTACGGCGATCTCGCCGGTGAGCACGCTTCCTCCACGCTGCCGGACGTCAGCGCCCCGCAGGATCTGCCGTCCGATCAGCTGGCCGCGGCGCATGAGCTGATCTACCGTCCGCTGCTGCATCCGGAAGGACCGCCGCAGCAGCAGGTGGAATACAAACTCCGCCGATTCGTGAACGACTATGTGGCGCCGCCGAAGACGCAGACGAAATTGTCGTTGGCGGTGGAGACCTTCGAGCGGATGCGGGCGGAGATCGCGGAGATGGGCGCGAGCACCGCGCACGAGTTGATGCGCTGCGCCGAAGTCGATTTCATTCGCGACTGCGCCGAGATGGCGGCGCGATCCTCACTGACCCGCACCGAATCGCGCTGGGGCCTGTACCACGATCGCGCCGATCTGCCCGGGCGCGACGATCAGGATTGGCGCTTCCACCTCAACCTGCGTAAGGGCGCCGACGGGGAGATGGAATTCCTGAAGCGCCCGGTTGCCCCGTATTTCGTACCCGTACCCGAATGGGAGGACGTGCCCTCGCAGGGCGAACCCGTCGCGGTGGCACAGCCGGAGTTGATCGCCGGCCCGCCGCGCACCGGCGACTCGACCGGTGCGGACACCCCTCGCCCCGGCCTCACCGTGCCCACCGCGACCGACCATGCGGCAGCGCCACGGATAGCGCTGCTGCTGAGCCTGGACGCGCCGACGGTCGCCGAACTCCGGGACTATCTCGACGATGACGATCCCCGGGTGCGCGCCACCGCGCTGTCGGTCCTCACCGAGGGCACTCCGGACGGCTTCGCCGAGGCGCTGATCGCCGCCCTCGGTGATATCGAGGCCGGTGTGCGCGCGGCGGCGGTCTCGGGACTGCGCGAACTGATCGAAATCCTGCCCCCGGCGGACGGATTGGCGGAGTTCGCCGCGTCTCCGGACGCGCTGGTGCGTGCCGCGGTCGTGGATCTGCTGCGCGCCCAGCGTCGGGGATCGGCGGATCTGTTCGGCAAGGCCGCCGTGGACAGCGATCACCGAGTACGGATCGAGGGTGTGCGCGCACTGGTCTCCCTGGACGACTGGTCCGCGCTGACCGCCATCGCGTTCGACGAGAACCGCGAGGTCCGGGTCGCGGTCGCCCGCGGGCTGGCCGAGGTGGGCGGCGGTGGCGCGGAAACGGTCCGCGCCTTGGCCGCCGACCGCGATCCGCTGGTCCGGGCCGCCGCCCTCGCGGCCTTCGCGGCCCTGGGTGACGAGTCCGATGCGGCGCTGCTGGCCGCGGCGCTGAAGGATTCGGCGTGGCAGGTCCGGGAGGGTGGCGCGCGCGGCTGGGCCGGTCTCGGCCCCGCGGCCGCTGCCGAAGCCTTGGCGCCGGTGCTGTCGGACCCCCATCCGGATGTACGCAAGGCCGCCGTACTCACCCTCGGTCATTGGCCCGCGGACACCGAGGTCCGCGCGACACTGCGGATCGTCCTCGAGGACTCCGACGCCGATGTGCGCGCCTACGCCCGCCGCACGCTCGAGGCGGCGTGACCGTCATCCCCGCCGGGATCGTTCATAATCATCCCCTCAGGAAGCAGGTCTAGTCTCTCCCGCAGCTGTTACTTAACTCGGCTAAGGAATGCATATGG
The genomic region above belongs to Nocardia spumae and contains:
- a CDS encoding fumarate reductase/succinate dehydrogenase flavoprotein subunit — encoded protein: MNIPELSDTVRLDCDVLVIGGGTAGTMAALTAAENGANVLLLEKAHVRHSGALAMGMDGVNNAVIPGKAEPEDYVAEITRANDGIVNQRTVYQTATRGFAMVQRLERYGVKFEKDAYGEYAVRRVHRSGSYVLPMPEGKDVKKALYRVLRQRKMRERIRIENRLMPVRVLTDNGRAVGAAALNTRTGDFVAVGAKAVILATGPCGRLGLPASGYLYGTYENPTNAGDGYAMAYHAGAELSGIECFQINPLIKDYNGPACAYVANPFGGYQVNAAGERFVDSDYWSGQMMAEVSREIESARGPIYLKVSHLPEETLGALEGILHTTERPTRARFHANRGHDYRTHDIEMHISEIGLCSGHSASGVWVDEHARTTIPGLYAAGDLACVPHNYMIGAFVYGDLAGEHASSTLPDVSAPQDLPSDQLAAAHELIYRPLLHPEGPPQQQVEYKLRRFVNDYVAPPKTQTKLSLAVETFERMRAEIAEMGASTAHELMRCAEVDFIRDCAEMAARSSLTRTESRWGLYHDRADLPGRDDQDWRFHLNLRKGADGEMEFLKRPVAPYFVPVPEWEDVPSQGEPVAVAQPELIAGPPRTGDSTGADTPRPGLTVPTATDHAAAPRIALLLSLDAPTVAELRDYLDDDDPRVRATALSVLTEGTPDGFAEALIAALGDIEAGVRAAAVSGLRELIEILPPADGLAEFAASPDALVRAAVVDLLRAQRRGSADLFGKAAVDSDHRVRIEGVRALVSLDDWSALTAIAFDENREVRVAVARGLAEVGGGGAETVRALAADRDPLVRAAALAAFAALGDESDAALLAAALKDSAWQVREGGARGWAGLGPAAAAEALAPVLSDPHPDVRKAAVLTLGHWPADTEVRATLRIVLEDSDADVRAYARRTLEAA